CGATTTCTACCAGTACGCGGTGGGTGGCTATACCAAGAGCCACCCCATCCCTGCTGACCGAGCCAGCTGGGGGGTTGACGGCGAGCTGACGCAACGCGTGCAGAACACCCTGCGCGACATTCTCGACACCCTGCCAGACAACGCCCCCGCGGGCAGCAACGAGCAGAAGCTGGGCGATCTCTACCGCAGCGGAATGGACCAGGCACGCATCGACGCCGCCGGCCTGACCCCCCTGCAACCACTGTTCGATCGCATCAGCGCCATCACCGACATGAGCGATGTGCAGGCCGAGGTCGCGCGACTGCACGCCGCCGGCTTCTCTGCGATGTTCGGCTTCGGCGCCACCCCCGACGCCAGGAACCCGCAGCAGATCATCGGCGAGGCCGACCAAGGCGGCCTCTCCATGCCCAACCGCGAGTACTACCTCTCCAGCGATCCAGAGAAGAAGCGCGTGCGTGACGCCTACATCGATCACGTGGCGAAGATGTTCGCCCTGGCCGGCGACGACGCGCTCCAATCACGCGCCCACGCAGTCGAGGTGCTGGCCCTCGAGACACAGCTTGCGGAGGGCTGCCTCACGCCAGAGCAGATGCGTGATCCGCAGGCGCTCTACAATCCCATGGACCGCGCGCAGCTGTCGCAGCTCACGCCGCACATCGACTGGAACCGCTACTTCAACGGCGTCGGTCGCCCCGATATCGAATCGGTGAACGTGGGCATGCCCTCGTTCTTCGCCACACTCGACAAGACCGTTGCGACGAGCACGCCCGGTCAGTGGAAGACCTATCTGCGCTGGCAGGTGCTGCGGCAGATGGCCCCCTATCTGCCAAGCGACATCGAGAAGGAGGGCTTCCGCTTCACGGGAACCGTGCTCACCGGCGTCACCGAGCAGGCCCCTCGCTGGAAGCGTGTGGTGGCCACCACCGATGAGCTCATGGGCGACGCCCTGGGGCAGAAGTTCGTCGAGCGCAGCTTCACCCCCCAGGCCAAGGCGCGAATGCTCGAGATGGTCGAGAACATCAAGGCGGCGGTGCGCGAGAAGATCGCGACCGGGTGGATGTCTGACGCGTCGAAGCAGGGTGCGCTGGCGAAGGTCGACAGCCTCAAGGCCAAGATAGGCTACCCCGACGTCTGGCAGTCGTACGATGCCCTCGACATCCACACCGATGCCTACGCAAGCAACGTCATGCGCGCCAACGCCTTCGCAGCGGCCAACAGCCTGGCCACCATCGGCAAGCCGAAGGATCCGAACAAGTGGGAGATGACCCCGAGCACGGTCAACGCGTACTACATGCCGCCCAACAACGAGATCGTCTTCCCGGCGGCGATTCTGCAACCCCCCTACTTCGATGTGAACGCAGATGACGCGGCCAACTACGGCGCAACCGGCGCCACCATCGGCCACGAGCTGACCCACGCCTTCGACGATGAAGGCTCGCAGTTCGACGCCACCGGCGCGCTGAAGACGTGGATGACCCTGGAAGACCAGGCGAAGTTCCAGCAGCGAGCTGAGGGCGTGGCGAAGCAGTTCGACGAGTTCAGCTACGACGGCCAGAAGTGCAACGGCCATCTCGTCGAGGGAGAGTCCATCGCCGACCTCGGCGGTCTCGAGATCGCCTGGGCCGCCTTCCAGAAGGCCCAGGCCGGGAAGCCCGAGCCGAAGACCGATGACGGCTTCACCCCGGCCCAGCGCTTCTTCTTGAACTACGCCCTGAGCTGGGCCACCAACATCCGCCCGGAGAAGGCCCACCTGCTGCTCTCGAACGACCCGCACCCGCTGCCGTACTTCCGCGTCATCGGGCCGCTCGCGAACCTGCCCGAGTTCCACGAGGCCTTCGGCGTGAAGCCAAGCGATGCCATGATGCGACCGGAGAACGTGCGCAACAAGCTCTGGAACGCGTGATCACAGCCCTCAGGCCTTCCTGCGGCGCTGCAGCCTGAACGGCGTCAGCGCGGGGTGGCGCGGGGCGCGGGAATGTCAACCGAGGTCGCCCGTGGCTCCGGTACCGGACGCTGCGGGACAGACACGGGCGGCCGCACCACAGGCGGTCGATAGGGAGGCGGCTCGTAGGTCGGGACACGCTGCGGGACCGTCGGGACATCGAGACTCCCATTCGGTACGCGTGCGCCCCCCACCGGATCGAGGTGGAAGTCGAGACGCGCCTCCTGTCCGGCCTTCAGCTTGATGGTTCCCGTCTCCGCGACGTGATCCGGCGCGAACACCTTGTAGCGGTGATTGCCCTCCGCAAGGCTGCGGAGCGTCACCGGCACGCGACCGATCTCCTTCTCATCGACCACGACCTTGGCCCCCAGAGGCGTGGCATTGATCCGCAGCGTCGCCTCCTTCACGAGGGGGACGGCAAGCTTCACGTCGGTCTGGGCGCGCGCCTCGGCGGTGACGATGCGCGTGAGATATCCCTGCTTTCGAACCTTCAGGGTGTGCGGCCCCGGGGAGACGGTGAGCCAGAGACAGCCGCTCGAAGCCTCGACGGCGGCGCCACCGTCGAGGAACACCTTGCCTCCCGTGGGAGAGACCTCGACCCCCAGCCGCGTGGGCGCGAGCGCTGGCGAAGGGAGAGACGACGGCGACACCGCGGGAGAGGCAGGGGCGGAAGACGACGCGACCGATGCCGTGGGAGACGGAGAGCCACCCGCGATCTTCGGCACCCGTGAGGTGAACGGCCAGATCTCGAACGCCGACAAGGCCGCCGTGCTGAGGCCGAGCAGCGCGATGACGACAAGCGCCGGGATGACCGGAGAGCGTGCCTGCGACTTCCCCGCACCGAGCACGGTGGGGTTCTGCGAACGAGGCAGCGGCCGTTGCGAGAGGTCCTCCGGCTGTGCCTGAGGAGAGGGTTGCAACGCCACAGGCACCGGCGCGGGTGTGGAAGGCGCGGGTTCGGGAGACGACGCCACAGGCACCGGCGCGGGTGCGGAAGGCACGGGTGCGGGAGGGGGTTGCCCTGAGCTCTCAGACGTGGGCGGCGAGGTCGACGCCTCGACAGTCGAAGTCGAGGCCGATGGTTCGACCGTCGGATTGGGGGCAGAAGCCATCTCTTGCGGTCCTGTGCCGTCGTCGGCCGCAGCCCCCGTGATGCTCGACCGAAAGCGACGCGCCGGACGCTGCAGATTGCCCGACGACGATGCGTTCCGCGTCCGCGCGGCAAGGAGGCCGTCGATGCGATCGATCACCTCGCGAGCGGTCGATGGGCGCGCTTCTGGCTTGAGCTCGAGAAGCTGGAGCACCAGCGCCTCTGTCTCCACAGAGACCAGTGCGTTCAGCTGCCGTGGAGGCGTGAGGATCTCACCGTTCATCCAGCGGTCGGTGGCTTCTGCCGGGATCGTGCCGGTCAGAAGGGAGTACATGGTAGCCCCGAGGGAGTAGAGGTCGGAGCGAGGGTCGGTGCGCATGCGACCCTGCGAGCCGTACTGCTCCGGTGGCGCGTAGCCCGGCGTGCCCGCGCCTTTGATGATGGTGTGCGTGCCCTGTGCCGAATCAAAGAACTTCGAGATGCCGAAGTCGATGAGCTTCAGGCGATCACGCTCATCTTCGGCGCCATGCGCCGCGCGCAGCAACATGATGTTCGACGGCTTGAGATCACGGAAGATGACGGCCGGCTTGACGTTGTGCAGGTAGTCGAGCACGCGCGCCACCCCGTCGGCGACGCGCAGCACCATATCTTCGGGCAGACTGCCGCCGCTCTGGTTCACCAGCGTCTCGAAGGTGTCTCCGGCGATGTAGTCCATCACGAGATAGTGGCGGGAATCCTGCTCGAAGAAGTTCGTGACGCGAGGCAGGCCAGCGTGTTCGAGACTGGCGAGGATGCGGGCTTCCTTGAGGAACTGATCGGCAGCCAGGGCACGCTCGTTGGCAGAGAGGAAATGAACCTTCATCTCCTTGATCGCAACGCGATTGCCGAGAACGGCATCTTCAGCGAGGTAGACGATGCTCATCCCCCCCTCGCTGAGCGGTTCTGTTATCTTGTATCGCCCTTGCAGCATCGCGCCGACCGCGAGCATTGGTTCCTCCACGACGCACAACAGCACGCCGACCGCGCAGATAAGGCGTTGTTCGTCGACATCGGCAAGGGGTTCCTGCGCAGCGCCGGATGGGCTCGCGCAACGAAAGCCGCGATCACTCTCCGGCGAC
This DNA window, taken from Pseudomonadota bacterium, encodes the following:
- a CDS encoding M13 family peptidase; this translates as DFYQYAVGGYTKSHPIPADRASWGVDGELTQRVQNTLRDILDTLPDNAPAGSNEQKLGDLYRSGMDQARIDAAGLTPLQPLFDRISAITDMSDVQAEVARLHAAGFSAMFGFGATPDARNPQQIIGEADQGGLSMPNREYYLSSDPEKKRVRDAYIDHVAKMFALAGDDALQSRAHAVEVLALETQLAEGCLTPEQMRDPQALYNPMDRAQLSQLTPHIDWNRYFNGVGRPDIESVNVGMPSFFATLDKTVATSTPGQWKTYLRWQVLRQMAPYLPSDIEKEGFRFTGTVLTGVTEQAPRWKRVVATTDELMGDALGQKFVERSFTPQAKARMLEMVENIKAAVREKIATGWMSDASKQGALAKVDSLKAKIGYPDVWQSYDALDIHTDAYASNVMRANAFAAANSLATIGKPKDPNKWEMTPSTVNAYYMPPNNEIVFPAAILQPPYFDVNADDAANYGATGATIGHELTHAFDDEGSQFDATGALKTWMTLEDQAKFQQRAEGVAKQFDEFSYDGQKCNGHLVEGESIADLGGLEIAWAAFQKAQAGKPEPKTDDGFTPAQRFFLNYALSWATNIRPEKAHLLLSNDPHPLPYFRVIGPLANLPEFHEAFGVKPSDAMMRPENVRNKLWNA
- a CDS encoding PEGA domain-containing protein — its product is MRWARSPDTTRSFSRSTASRPPEPSWRSSPESDRGFRCASPSGAAQEPLADVDEQRLICAVGVLLCVVEEPMLAVGAMLQGRYKITEPLSEGGMSIVYLAEDAVLGNRVAIKEMKVHFLSANERALAADQFLKEARILASLEHAGLPRVTNFFEQDSRHYLVMDYIAGDTFETLVNQSGGSLPEDMVLRVADGVARVLDYLHNVKPAVIFRDLKPSNIMLLRAAHGAEDERDRLKLIDFGISKFFDSAQGTHTIIKGAGTPGYAPPEQYGSQGRMRTDPRSDLYSLGATMYSLLTGTIPAEATDRWMNGEILTPPRQLNALVSVETEALVLQLLELKPEARPSTAREVIDRIDGLLAARTRNASSSGNLQRPARRFRSSITGAAADDGTGPQEMASAPNPTVEPSASTSTVEASTSPPTSESSGQPPPAPVPSAPAPVPVASSPEPAPSTPAPVPVALQPSPQAQPEDLSQRPLPRSQNPTVLGAGKSQARSPVIPALVVIALLGLSTAALSAFEIWPFTSRVPKIAGGSPSPTASVASSSAPASPAVSPSSLPSPALAPTRLGVEVSPTGGKVFLDGGAAVEASSGCLWLTVSPGPHTLKVRKQGYLTRIVTAEARAQTDVKLAVPLVKEATLRINATPLGAKVVVDEKEIGRVPVTLRSLAEGNHRYKVFAPDHVAETGTIKLKAGQEARLDFHLDPVGGARVPNGSLDVPTVPQRVPTYEPPPYRPPVVRPPVSVPQRPVPEPRATSVDIPAPRATPR